A single window of Pyrus communis chromosome 10, drPyrComm1.1, whole genome shotgun sequence DNA harbors:
- the LOC137747377 gene encoding BTB/POZ domain-containing protein At3g50780-like yields MAEIRLKRVEQGQVKIRNVPIAVTPEGFWCCPSPVVFQKNLKAHNSMHKPKPSSPPPPPPKEAAHRKQTPLSEKELAFIPSRSASISDGLRGVGPEAPDAPVVSASMVPERVPRPKVENLPRKVAIEFGEPGTSDMKVVLLGKQGFCVKLSVHKNVLVEHSNFFADKLSEQQPGSTCLNMEDCDDVEIYVETVGLMYCKDMRQRLMKQSVSRVLRILKIAELLGFNSCMQSCLEYLEAVPWVGDEEEEKVVSSVLRLQSEGIGVTPVLKRVSSDVSKPQKDTLSHIIGLVLASNEERGRREMKSVVLKLLKENNSASSSQGSANVCNETLYNSCRSCVNLLLSLFKHAAEPESSDKPVDNKEPVVKQIALAADNLSWLLEILADKQAADEFAVMWASQQELAALHTKLPIVSRYHVSCITARLFVGIGRGELLPSKDTRLLLLQTWLQPLIDDYNWLQHGCRSFDRKVVEEGIGRTILTLPLEDQQSIMLSWLGSFLKAGDSCPNLQRAFEVWWRRTFVRPYMEGQGSSAQ; encoded by the exons ATGGCTGAAATTAGACTTAAGAGGGTAGAACAAGGCCAAGTCAAGATTAGAAATGTCCCAATTGCCGTGACGCCGGAAGGTTTTTGGTGCTGCCCTTCTCCTGTTGTGTTTCAAAAGAACCTAAAAGCTCACAATTCCATGCACAAACCCAAGCcctcatcaccaccaccaccaccacccaagGAAGCAGCTCACAGAAAACAAACCCCACTGAGTGAGAAAGAGCTAGCCTTTATCCCGTCGAGATCAGCGAGTATTTCTGATGGTCTACGGGGTGTTGGTCCTGAGGCGCCGGATGCGCCGGTGGTTAGTGCATCTATGGTTCCGGAGAGAGTGCCCAGGCCCAAAGTTGAAAATTTGCCTAGGAAGGTAGCAATTGAGTTTGGTGAACCTGGAACTAGTGATATGAAGGTGGTTTTACTTGGAAAGCAGGGATTTTGCGTGAAGTTGAGCGTTCACAAGAATGTTCTGGTTGAGCATAGCAACTTTTTTGCTGATAAACTTTCTGAACAACAGCCTGGTTCAACTTGTCTTAACATGGAAGATTGTGATGATGTTGAAATATATGTTGAAACCGTTGGATTGATGTATTGCAAAGACATGAGGCAACGGCTGATGAAACAAAGTGTCTCGCGTGTACTCCGCATTCTAAAG ATTGCAGAACTACTTGGCTTCAACTCGTGCATGCAGTCATGTTTAGAGTACTTGGAAGCAGTCCCGTGGGTTGGGgacgaggaagaagaaaaagttgtcTCGTCAGTCTTGCGACTCCAAAGTGAGGGTATTGGGGTCACTCCTGTACTGAAACGAGTCTCGTCCGACGTTTCTAAACCCCAAAAGGACACACTTTCCCACATAATTGGACTCGTTCTTGCAAGCAATGAGGAGAGAGGCAGGCGTGAAATGAAATCCGTAGTGCTCAAGCTCCTTAAGGAGAACAACAGTGCCTCAAGCTCTCAAGGTTCAGCTAACGTCTGCAATGAAACACTGTATAACTCGTGCAGAAGCTGTGTGAACTTGCTGTTGTCCCTATTCAAGCACGCTGCAGAGCCAGAGTCTTCTGATAAACCTGTCGACAACAAAGAACCTGTGGTGAAGCAAATAGCTTTGGCAGCTGATAACCTCTCATGGTTGCTTGAGATTTTGGCTGACAAGCAAGCCGCAGACGAATTTGCAGTAATGTGGGCTAGCCAGCAAGAATTGGCAGCCTTACATACGAAGCTTCCTATTGTGTCTCGTTACCATGTTAGCTGTATCACAGCAAGGCTGTTTGTTGGCATTGGTAGAGGGGAGCTGCTGCCATCTAAGGATACCCGTCTGCTGTTGTTACAAACCTGGCTGCAGCCATTGATTGACGACTACAACTGGCTGCAACATGGGTGCCGGTCATTTGACAGAAAGGTTGTTGAAGAAGGAATTGGTAGGACAATCCTCACTCTGCCTCTAGAGGACCAGCAAAGTATTATGCTTTCTTGGTTGGGAAGTTTTCTCAAGGCTGGCGACAGCTGCCCGAATCTTCAGAGGGCGTTCGAAGTGTGGTGGAGGAGAACTTTCGTTAGACCATACATGGAAGGACAAGGTAGTTCCGCCCAGTAA
- the LOC137748174 gene encoding histone-lysine N-methyltransferase SUVR5-like isoform X2: protein MEVLPCSTIRVGQSDCPQQSSSTPSVYDGESNCLEHEKKVQAADDILPNVEGPQLGRQGEVQEAVDELHTSEGCQNGASVIDCCQLEGQKSSSGSQDFDDDDVNAQNYSEPCVTSDNSHMIVDSRESALPNNSREGESSLSESAWLESDESVALWVKWRGKWQTGIRCARADCPLSTLRAKPTHDRKKYFVIFFPHTRNYSWADTLLVRSIDEFPHPIAYKTHKVGLKVVKDLTIARRFIMQKLAVGMLNIVDQFHTEALIETARDVAVWKEFAMEASRCSGYSDLGKMLLKLQSMISQTYLNSEWLERSYNFWVQQCQNASNAATIEVLKEELVDSILWNEVQSLQNAPLQPTLGSEWKTWKHEVMKWFSTSHPTSNSVDFQQQTSDGPLTPNLQVGWKRPKLEVRRAEANASQVESRGSDESIAIEIDSEFFNNRDTSNAATLASEPYKKEDMKDIAAPADTPGRVADKWDGVLVEAGNSKFIQTKDVEMTPANEVAAIRSSEPGSKNRQCIAYIEAKGRQCVRWANDGDVYCCVHLSSRFMGSSTKAEGSHSSDQPLCEGTTVLGTRCKHRSLQGSSFCKKHRPKNDMKTISNFPEYTLKRKFEENISNLETTNCREMVLVGDVESPLQVDPVSIGAGNAFRERGSLFEKSESPAKACNTTGEQRCIGSCFWDDSNPCLESPKRHSLYCEKHLPSWLKRARNGKSRIISKEVFVDLLKDCHSEEQKFNLHQACELFYKLFKSILSLRNPVPKDVQFQWALSEAFNNLGVGEVFTKLVCSEKERLRRIWGFNDDEDAHVASSAMEEQALLQWTGDDNEQAIRCKVCSQEFSDDQALGTHWMGNHKKEAQWLFRGYACAICLDCFTNKKVLETHVQERHCVQFVEQCMLFQCIPCGSHFGNTDELWLHVLAIHRDNFRLPKAPQPVLSAGDVSPRKFELCNSASVKNNTENVSGQRKFVCRFCGLKFDLLPDLGRHHQAVHMGPSLASSLPSKKGIRYYAYRLKSGRLSRPRLRKNLAAASYRIRNRANATIKKRIQASKSLGTGGINVQHHATEAASLSRLGDSHCAAVARILFSEMQKTKCRPSNLDILSVARSACCKISLKAMLEGQYGVLPESLYLRAAKLCSEYNLRVDWHQDGFICPKGCKEFKECFVSPVMPLPIGTVGHRSPPSSDPRDDKWEVDESHYLIDAHHLSQRSFQKALVLCDDISFGQELVPVVCVADEDQLDSYPALAGGSNDQNAGHSLPWESFTYIMKPLLHQSPGLDRESLQLGCACPRSTCCPETCDHVYLFDNDYDDAKDIYGKSMRGRFPYDERGRIILEEGYLVYECNQMCSCNRSCPNRVLQNGVRVKLEVFKTDKKGWGVRAGEAILRGTFVCEYIGEVLDEHEANERYGKDGYGYLYEIDAHVNDMSRLVEGQAHHVIDSTNYGNVSKFINHSCSPNLVNHQVLVESMDSLRAHIGLYANQDIALGEEITYDYRYKHLPGEGHPCHCGASMCRGRLY from the exons ATGGAAGTGCTCCCTTGTTCTACCATTCGTGTTGGACAATCTGATTGCCCTCAACAGAGTTCATCAACCCCTTCTGTCTATGACGGCGAATCCAACTGCCTTGAACATGAAAAGAAAGTGCAAGCGGCAGATGACATATTGCCAAATGTGGAAGGACCTCAATTAGGAAGACAAGGTGAAGTTCAAGAGGCAGTTGATGAATTGCATACTTCTGAAGGATGTCAAAATGGAGCTTCAGTTATTGATTGTTGTCAACTGGAGGGTCAAAAGTCATCTAGTGGCTCGCAAGATTTTGATGACGATGACGTAAATGCACAGAATTACAGTGAACCCTGCGTAACCTCTGATAACAGTCATATGATTGTAGACAGCAGGGAAAGTGCTTTGCCAAACAACAGTAGGGAAGGAGAGTCATCTCTGTCAGAGTCTGCATGGCTAGAAAGTGATGAATCTGTGGCACTGTGGGTCAAG TGGAGAGGGAAGTGGCAGACAGGAATACGGTGTGCAAGAGCTGACTGCCCATTATCGACTTTGAGAGCAAAACCAACTCATGAtaggaaaaaatattttgtgatattttttCCACACACAAGGAATTATTCTTGGGCAGACACACTGCTTGTTCGTTCCATCGATGAATTTCCACACCCTATTGCATATAAAACGCACAAAGTTGGCTTAAAAGTGGTTAAAGATTTGACCATAGCACGTCGGTTTATTATGCAAAAGTTAGCTGTTGGAATGCTGAATATTGTTGACCAATTTCATACTGAG GCTTTGATAGAGACTGCTCGTGATGTGGCTGTCTGGAAGGAATTTGCTATGGAGGCTTCTCGTTGCAGTGGCTATTCTGATCTTGGAAAGATGCTTCTGAAGCTGCAAAGT ATGATATCACAGACCTACCTAAATTCTGAATGGCTAGAACGTTCATATAACTTTTGGGTGCAGCAGTGTCAGAATGCGAGTAATGCTGCAACCATTGAAGTACTTAAGGAG GAACTAGTTGACTCTATTCTCTGGAATGAAGTCCAGTCTCTCCAGAATGCACCATTGCAGCCTACATTGGGTTCCGAGTGGAAAACATGGAAGCATGAagttatgaaatggttttcaacCTCTCATCCCACATCGAATAGTGTCGACTTTCAACAGCAGACTAGTGATGGTCCCTTAACCCCAAATCTCCAAGTTGGCTGGAAAAGGCCAAAGCTCGAAGTTCGTCGTGCGGAGGCAAATGCTTCCCAGGTGGAATCTAGGGGATCAGATGAATCTATAGCTATTGAAATTGACTCTGAATTCTTTAATAATCGAGACACTTCAAATGCTGCTACATTAGCATCAGAACCCTATAAAAAAGAAGATATGAAAGATATAGCTGCACCAGCAGACACACCTGGGCGAGTTGCTGATAAATGGGATGGAGTATTAGTTGAAGCTGGTAATTCTAAGTTCATCCAAACCAAAGATGTGGAAATGACACCAGCCAATGAAGTTGCTGCCATAAGATCTTCTGAGCCTGGAAGTAAAAATCGACAGTGCATTGCTTATATTGAAGCCAAGGGAAGGCAATGCGTGAGGTGGGCAAATGATGGTGATGTTTACTGTTGTGTACATTTGTCCTCTCGTTTCATGGGAAGCTCTACCAAAGCTGAAGGGTCTCACTCTAGTGATCAACCACTGTGTGAAGGCACAACTGTCCTTGGAACTAGATGTAAGCATCGGTCTTTACAAGGCTCTTCATTTTGTAAGAAGCACAGACCAAAGAATGATATGAAGACCATCTCAAATTTTCCAGAGTATACACTTAAGAGAAAGTTTGAGGAGAACATTTCTAATTTAGAGACTACAAACTGCAGAGAGATGGTATTGGTGGGAGATGTTGAAAGTCCTCTACAGGTAGATCCTGTCTCAATCGGGGCTGGTAATGCCTTCCGTGAAAGAGGGAGCTTATTTGAGAAGTCCGAGTCTCCTGCCAAAGCTTGTAATACAACAGGAGAGCAGCGCTGCATAGGGTCTTGTTTCTGGGATGACAGCAACCCTTGCTTGGAAAGTCCAAAGAGGCATTCATTATATTGCGAAAAGCACCTCCCAAGCTGGCTCAAACGTGCAAGAAATGGTAAGAGTAGGATAATATCAAAAGAAGTTTTTGTAGATCTTTTGAAAGATTGTCACTCAGAGGAGCAAAAGTTTAATTTACATCAAGCGTGTGAGCTCTTTTACAAGCTCTTTAAAAGTATATTATCTTTAAGAAACCCTGTTCCTAAGGATGTGCAATTTCAGTGGGCCCTATCTGAAGCTTTTAATAATCTTGGCGTTGGAGAAGTATTCACAAAGTTGGTTTGCTCTGAAAAGGAGAGActtagaaggatttggggcttTAATGATGATGAAGATGCACATGTTGCTTCTTCTGCCATGGAAGAACAAGCTCTGTTGCAATGGACTGGGGATGACAACGAACAAGCTATTAGGTGCAAAGTTTGCTCGCAGGAGTTTTCAGATGACCAAGCACTTGGAACTCACTGGATGGGCAATCATAAAAAGGAAGCACAATGGCTGTTTAGAGGTTATGCATGTGCTATCTGCCTGGATTGTTTTACTAATAAGAAAGTCTTGGAAACTCATGTTCAGGAGAGACATTGTGTGCAATTTGTTGAACAATGCATGCTTTTCCAGTGTATTCCTTGTGGAAGCCACTTTGGGAATACAGACGAGTTATggttgcatgtgcttgcaattCATCGTGATAATTTCAGGCTCCCAAAAGCTCCTCAGCCTGTCCTGTCTGCTGGTGATGTTTCTCCAAGGAAGTTTGAGTTATGCAATTCAGCTTCTGTGAAGAATAACACTGAGAATGTAAGCGGTCAACGAAAGTTTGTTTGCAGGTTTTGTGGGTTGAAGTTTGATTTACTTCCTGATCTTGGTCGTCACCATCAAGCTGTTCACATGGGACCAAGTTTAGCCAGTTCTCTGCCTTCAAAGAAGGGGATACGTTATTATGCTTATAGATTAAAATCTGGAAGACTTAGTCGTCCTAGATTGAGAAAAAATTTGGCAGCAGCATCATATAGGATCAGGAATAGGGCAAATGCTACAATCAAGAAACGTATTCAAGCATCAAAGTCACTTGGTACCGGAGGAATAAATGTACAGCATCATGCAACTGAGGCAGCAAGTCTGTCTAGATTAGGGGACTCACATTGTGCAGCAGTAGCAAGAATTCTGTTTTCTGAGATGCAGAAAACAAAATGTAGGCCGAGTAACCTAGACATTTTATCTGTTGCTCGCTCTGCTTGCTGCAAGATCAGTCTCAAAGCCATGCTGGAGGGACAATATGGAGTCCTGCCAGAAAGTTTGTATCTAAGGGCAGCCAAGCTCTGCAGTGAGTATAATCTTCGGGTAGATTGGCATCAAGATGGCTTTATTTGCCCTAAGGgatgcaaagaattcaaggaaTGCTTTGTGTCTCCGGTGATGCCTCTTCCAATTGGTACTGTGGGGCATAGATCTCCACCTTCATCAGATCCTCGTGACGATAAGTGGGAGGTGGATGAGAGCCACTATCTTATTGATGCACATCACTTGAGCCAAAGATCCTTCCAGAAGGCTCTTGTCTTGTGTGATGATATAAGCTTTGGACAGGAATTGGTCCCGGTGGTTTGTGTAGCAGATGAAGACCAATTGGATTCTTATCCTGCCCTTGCAGGTGGTTCTAATGACCAAAATGCTGGTCATTCCTTGCCTTGGGAGAGCTTTACCTATATTATGAAGCCCTTGCTTCATCAATCCCCGGGACTCGATAGAGAG AGTTTGCAATTGGGGTGTGCATGCCCGCGTTCTACATGCTGTCCTGAAACATGTGATCATGTATACCTTTTTGATAATGACTATGATGATGCAAAAGACATCTACGGGAAATCCATGCGTGGCAGATTCCCATATGATGAGAGAGGTCGAATTATCTTGGAG GAAGGGTACCTCGTTTATGAATGCAATCAGATGTGCAGCTGCAATAGATCTTGTCCTAATAGGGTTTTGCAGAATGGAGTAAGAGTGAAACTGGAAGTCTTCAAAACAGATAAAAAG GGATGGGGAGTCAGGGCAGGTGAAGCAATTCTCCGCGGCACATTTGTTTGCGAGTACATTGGCGAGGTTTTAGATGAGCATGAAGCAAATGAGAG GTATGGAAAAGATGGTTACGGCTACTTATATGAAATTGATGCTCATGTTAATGATATGAGTAGATTGGTCGAAGGACAGGCCCATCATGTAATTGACTCAACTAATTATGGAAATGTTTCAAAATTCATCAATCATAG CTGCTCGCCTAATCTTGTGAATCACCAAGTTCTTGTGGAAAGCATGGATAGTTTGCGTGCACATATTGGTCTCTATGCGAATCAAGAT ATAGCGTTGGGGGAAGAAATAACATATGACTATCGATATAAACATCTTCCTGGAGAAGGACATCCATGCCATTGTGGAGCTTCCATGTGCCGGGGGCGACTCTATTAA
- the LOC137748174 gene encoding histone-lysine N-methyltransferase SUVR5-like isoform X1 — MEVLPCSTIRVGQSDCPQQSSSTPSVYDGESNCLEHEKKVQAADDILPNVEGPQLGRQGEVQEAVDELHTSEGCQNGASVIDCCQLEGQKSSSGSQDFDDDDVNAQNYSEPCVTSDNSHMIVDSRESALPNNSREGESSLSESAWLESDESVALWVKWRGKWQTGIRCARADCPLSTLRAKPTHDRKKYFVIFFPHTRNYSWADTLLVRSIDEFPHPIAYKTHKVGLKVVKDLTIARRFIMQKLAVGMLNIVDQFHTEALIETARDVAVWKEFAMEASRCSGYSDLGKMLLKLQSMISQTYLNSEWLERSYNFWVQQCQNASNAATIEVLKEELVDSILWNEVQSLQNAPLQPTLGSEWKTWKHEVMKWFSTSHPTSNSVDFQQQTSDGPLTPNLQVGWKRPKLEVRRAEANASQVESRGSDESIAIEIDSEFFNNRDTSNAATLASEPYKKEDMKDIAAPADTPGRVADKWDGVLVEAGNSKFIQTKDVEMTPANEVAAIRSSEPGSKNRQCIAYIEAKGRQCVRWANDGDVYCCVHLSSRFMGSSTKAEGSHSSDQPLCEGTTVLGTRCKHRSLQGSSFCKKHRPKNDMKTISNFPEYTLKRKFEENISNLETTNCREMVLVGDVESPLQVDPVSIGAGNAFRERGSLFEKSESPAKACNTTGEQRCIGSCFWDDSNPCLESPKRHSLYCEKHLPSWLKRARNGKSRIISKEVFVDLLKDCHSEEQKFNLHQACELFYKLFKSILSLRNPVPKDVQFQWALSEAFNNLGVGEVFTKLVCSEKERLRRIWGFNDDEDAHVASSAMEEQALLQWTGDDNEQAIRCKVCSQEFSDDQALGTHWMGNHKKEAQWLFRGYACAICLDCFTNKKVLETHVQERHCVQFVEQCMLFQCIPCGSHFGNTDELWLHVLAIHRDNFRLPKAPQPVLSAGDVSPRKFELCNSASVKNNTENVSGQRKFVCRFCGLKFDLLPDLGRHHQAVHMGPSLASSLPSKKGIRYYAYRLKSGRLSRPRLRKNLAAASYRIRNRANATIKKRIQASKSLGTGGINVQHHATEAASLSRLGDSHCAAVARILFSEMQKTKCRPSNLDILSVARSACCKISLKAMLEGQYGVLPESLYLRAAKLCSEYNLRVDWHQDGFICPKGCKEFKECFVSPVMPLPIGTVGHRSPPSSDPRDDKWEVDESHYLIDAHHLSQRSFQKALVLCDDISFGQELVPVVCVADEDQLDSYPALAGGSNDQNAGHSLPWESFTYIMKPLLHQSPGLDRESLQLGCACPRSTCCPETCDHVYLFDNDYDDAKDIYGKSMRGRFPYDERGRIILEEGYLVYECNQMCSCNRSCPNRVLQNGVRVKLEVFKTDKKGWGVRAGEAILRGTFVCEYIGEVLDEHEANERHDRYGKDGYGYLYEIDAHVNDMSRLVEGQAHHVIDSTNYGNVSKFINHSCSPNLVNHQVLVESMDSLRAHIGLYANQDIALGEEITYDYRYKHLPGEGHPCHCGASMCRGRLY; from the exons ATGGAAGTGCTCCCTTGTTCTACCATTCGTGTTGGACAATCTGATTGCCCTCAACAGAGTTCATCAACCCCTTCTGTCTATGACGGCGAATCCAACTGCCTTGAACATGAAAAGAAAGTGCAAGCGGCAGATGACATATTGCCAAATGTGGAAGGACCTCAATTAGGAAGACAAGGTGAAGTTCAAGAGGCAGTTGATGAATTGCATACTTCTGAAGGATGTCAAAATGGAGCTTCAGTTATTGATTGTTGTCAACTGGAGGGTCAAAAGTCATCTAGTGGCTCGCAAGATTTTGATGACGATGACGTAAATGCACAGAATTACAGTGAACCCTGCGTAACCTCTGATAACAGTCATATGATTGTAGACAGCAGGGAAAGTGCTTTGCCAAACAACAGTAGGGAAGGAGAGTCATCTCTGTCAGAGTCTGCATGGCTAGAAAGTGATGAATCTGTGGCACTGTGGGTCAAG TGGAGAGGGAAGTGGCAGACAGGAATACGGTGTGCAAGAGCTGACTGCCCATTATCGACTTTGAGAGCAAAACCAACTCATGAtaggaaaaaatattttgtgatattttttCCACACACAAGGAATTATTCTTGGGCAGACACACTGCTTGTTCGTTCCATCGATGAATTTCCACACCCTATTGCATATAAAACGCACAAAGTTGGCTTAAAAGTGGTTAAAGATTTGACCATAGCACGTCGGTTTATTATGCAAAAGTTAGCTGTTGGAATGCTGAATATTGTTGACCAATTTCATACTGAG GCTTTGATAGAGACTGCTCGTGATGTGGCTGTCTGGAAGGAATTTGCTATGGAGGCTTCTCGTTGCAGTGGCTATTCTGATCTTGGAAAGATGCTTCTGAAGCTGCAAAGT ATGATATCACAGACCTACCTAAATTCTGAATGGCTAGAACGTTCATATAACTTTTGGGTGCAGCAGTGTCAGAATGCGAGTAATGCTGCAACCATTGAAGTACTTAAGGAG GAACTAGTTGACTCTATTCTCTGGAATGAAGTCCAGTCTCTCCAGAATGCACCATTGCAGCCTACATTGGGTTCCGAGTGGAAAACATGGAAGCATGAagttatgaaatggttttcaacCTCTCATCCCACATCGAATAGTGTCGACTTTCAACAGCAGACTAGTGATGGTCCCTTAACCCCAAATCTCCAAGTTGGCTGGAAAAGGCCAAAGCTCGAAGTTCGTCGTGCGGAGGCAAATGCTTCCCAGGTGGAATCTAGGGGATCAGATGAATCTATAGCTATTGAAATTGACTCTGAATTCTTTAATAATCGAGACACTTCAAATGCTGCTACATTAGCATCAGAACCCTATAAAAAAGAAGATATGAAAGATATAGCTGCACCAGCAGACACACCTGGGCGAGTTGCTGATAAATGGGATGGAGTATTAGTTGAAGCTGGTAATTCTAAGTTCATCCAAACCAAAGATGTGGAAATGACACCAGCCAATGAAGTTGCTGCCATAAGATCTTCTGAGCCTGGAAGTAAAAATCGACAGTGCATTGCTTATATTGAAGCCAAGGGAAGGCAATGCGTGAGGTGGGCAAATGATGGTGATGTTTACTGTTGTGTACATTTGTCCTCTCGTTTCATGGGAAGCTCTACCAAAGCTGAAGGGTCTCACTCTAGTGATCAACCACTGTGTGAAGGCACAACTGTCCTTGGAACTAGATGTAAGCATCGGTCTTTACAAGGCTCTTCATTTTGTAAGAAGCACAGACCAAAGAATGATATGAAGACCATCTCAAATTTTCCAGAGTATACACTTAAGAGAAAGTTTGAGGAGAACATTTCTAATTTAGAGACTACAAACTGCAGAGAGATGGTATTGGTGGGAGATGTTGAAAGTCCTCTACAGGTAGATCCTGTCTCAATCGGGGCTGGTAATGCCTTCCGTGAAAGAGGGAGCTTATTTGAGAAGTCCGAGTCTCCTGCCAAAGCTTGTAATACAACAGGAGAGCAGCGCTGCATAGGGTCTTGTTTCTGGGATGACAGCAACCCTTGCTTGGAAAGTCCAAAGAGGCATTCATTATATTGCGAAAAGCACCTCCCAAGCTGGCTCAAACGTGCAAGAAATGGTAAGAGTAGGATAATATCAAAAGAAGTTTTTGTAGATCTTTTGAAAGATTGTCACTCAGAGGAGCAAAAGTTTAATTTACATCAAGCGTGTGAGCTCTTTTACAAGCTCTTTAAAAGTATATTATCTTTAAGAAACCCTGTTCCTAAGGATGTGCAATTTCAGTGGGCCCTATCTGAAGCTTTTAATAATCTTGGCGTTGGAGAAGTATTCACAAAGTTGGTTTGCTCTGAAAAGGAGAGActtagaaggatttggggcttTAATGATGATGAAGATGCACATGTTGCTTCTTCTGCCATGGAAGAACAAGCTCTGTTGCAATGGACTGGGGATGACAACGAACAAGCTATTAGGTGCAAAGTTTGCTCGCAGGAGTTTTCAGATGACCAAGCACTTGGAACTCACTGGATGGGCAATCATAAAAAGGAAGCACAATGGCTGTTTAGAGGTTATGCATGTGCTATCTGCCTGGATTGTTTTACTAATAAGAAAGTCTTGGAAACTCATGTTCAGGAGAGACATTGTGTGCAATTTGTTGAACAATGCATGCTTTTCCAGTGTATTCCTTGTGGAAGCCACTTTGGGAATACAGACGAGTTATggttgcatgtgcttgcaattCATCGTGATAATTTCAGGCTCCCAAAAGCTCCTCAGCCTGTCCTGTCTGCTGGTGATGTTTCTCCAAGGAAGTTTGAGTTATGCAATTCAGCTTCTGTGAAGAATAACACTGAGAATGTAAGCGGTCAACGAAAGTTTGTTTGCAGGTTTTGTGGGTTGAAGTTTGATTTACTTCCTGATCTTGGTCGTCACCATCAAGCTGTTCACATGGGACCAAGTTTAGCCAGTTCTCTGCCTTCAAAGAAGGGGATACGTTATTATGCTTATAGATTAAAATCTGGAAGACTTAGTCGTCCTAGATTGAGAAAAAATTTGGCAGCAGCATCATATAGGATCAGGAATAGGGCAAATGCTACAATCAAGAAACGTATTCAAGCATCAAAGTCACTTGGTACCGGAGGAATAAATGTACAGCATCATGCAACTGAGGCAGCAAGTCTGTCTAGATTAGGGGACTCACATTGTGCAGCAGTAGCAAGAATTCTGTTTTCTGAGATGCAGAAAACAAAATGTAGGCCGAGTAACCTAGACATTTTATCTGTTGCTCGCTCTGCTTGCTGCAAGATCAGTCTCAAAGCCATGCTGGAGGGACAATATGGAGTCCTGCCAGAAAGTTTGTATCTAAGGGCAGCCAAGCTCTGCAGTGAGTATAATCTTCGGGTAGATTGGCATCAAGATGGCTTTATTTGCCCTAAGGgatgcaaagaattcaaggaaTGCTTTGTGTCTCCGGTGATGCCTCTTCCAATTGGTACTGTGGGGCATAGATCTCCACCTTCATCAGATCCTCGTGACGATAAGTGGGAGGTGGATGAGAGCCACTATCTTATTGATGCACATCACTTGAGCCAAAGATCCTTCCAGAAGGCTCTTGTCTTGTGTGATGATATAAGCTTTGGACAGGAATTGGTCCCGGTGGTTTGTGTAGCAGATGAAGACCAATTGGATTCTTATCCTGCCCTTGCAGGTGGTTCTAATGACCAAAATGCTGGTCATTCCTTGCCTTGGGAGAGCTTTACCTATATTATGAAGCCCTTGCTTCATCAATCCCCGGGACTCGATAGAGAG AGTTTGCAATTGGGGTGTGCATGCCCGCGTTCTACATGCTGTCCTGAAACATGTGATCATGTATACCTTTTTGATAATGACTATGATGATGCAAAAGACATCTACGGGAAATCCATGCGTGGCAGATTCCCATATGATGAGAGAGGTCGAATTATCTTGGAG GAAGGGTACCTCGTTTATGAATGCAATCAGATGTGCAGCTGCAATAGATCTTGTCCTAATAGGGTTTTGCAGAATGGAGTAAGAGTGAAACTGGAAGTCTTCAAAACAGATAAAAAG GGATGGGGAGTCAGGGCAGGTGAAGCAATTCTCCGCGGCACATTTGTTTGCGAGTACATTGGCGAGGTTTTAGATGAGCATGAAGCAAATGAGAGGCACGACAG GTATGGAAAAGATGGTTACGGCTACTTATATGAAATTGATGCTCATGTTAATGATATGAGTAGATTGGTCGAAGGACAGGCCCATCATGTAATTGACTCAACTAATTATGGAAATGTTTCAAAATTCATCAATCATAG CTGCTCGCCTAATCTTGTGAATCACCAAGTTCTTGTGGAAAGCATGGATAGTTTGCGTGCACATATTGGTCTCTATGCGAATCAAGAT ATAGCGTTGGGGGAAGAAATAACATATGACTATCGATATAAACATCTTCCTGGAGAAGGACATCCATGCCATTGTGGAGCTTCCATGTGCCGGGGGCGACTCTATTAA